The sequence below is a genomic window from Clostridium sp. BJN0001.
CTAGGATTCCCTTACATGATGAATATTTGCTTAGGAGCTCTTCAGTCAATACCAGAAGTTTACTATGAAGCAGCTGATGTTGATGGAGCTAATAAATTTACAAAGTTTAAGAAAATTACATTACCATCAATAGCTCAAACAGCTTATCCTTTACTTATTTCATCATTTGCATTTAATTTTAATAACTTCGGTTCAGCGTTCTTAATCACAGGCGGAGGTCCTGCAAGACCAGGTACTCAGTTTGCTGGTTATACAGATATTTTATCATCTGTAAACTATAAACTTTCAACACAATTCGGAAGATTTGAAATAGCTTCTACAATAAGTATTATTATATTTGTTATCTTAGCAACTATTTCATACATTCAGATGAGAATGTCAGGACAATTTGAGGAGGTTGATTAATAATGAGCACAAAAAAAAGTGAAGAACTTGTATACAAAAAAAGAATGACTCCAGCAGAAAGAAGAGTTGCCTGGCTTTCAAGAATTATTTTATGGGTTATGGCCGTAATTGTTCTTATTCCAATAATGGCAGTTGTATCTGCATCAATGGCAAAAGGAAATTCATTTACACAGACTTCAATATTTCCAACAACATTTACTCTTGAAAACTACGTAAAAGTAGTTAGAGATACAAATTTCTTAATCTGGGTTAGAAACTCATTATTTGTATGCTTAAGTGTTTCAGTAGTGCAGCTTATAATGACAGTACCAGCAGCCTTTGCTTTTGCTAAATTAAAATTCAAAGGTAGAAGATTTGGTCTTATGTTTTTATTAATATTACAGATGTTCCCAACAACAATGGCATTACCTGCAATATTAGGAATTGCATATAGATTTAATTTAATGGATAAACTTTGGGGACTTATAATCTTACTTGCAGTAGGAAGTGCTTATAATATCTGGCTTATGAAGGGATATATGGATGGTATTCCTAATGAACTTTGTGAATCAGCTTGTATTGATGGCGCTAATACTTGGGATGTATTATGGAAAATAATATTCCCACTAATAAAGAATATGCTTATAGTAATATTCATATTCGCATTCGTTGGTGCATATAGTGAATTCATATTTACATCTGCATTAATGAAAGATGCTAGTACTCAGACTATTGCAACAGGAATGAGAACATTTATTACTAATAACTATTCAGCAAAATGGACTCAATATTCAGCAGCTGCAATAATGGCATCATTACCAGTTGTTATAATTTCAATTGTAGCTCAGAAGTTCTTTGCATCAGGACTTGTTGCAGGTTCTGTTAAGGGCTAATAGATTAAAAATATCATTTAGATTTTTATATGTCTCATAATAATTTTATTGTTATGAGACATTTTTTAATGAAAAATGGGGGGGTAAATATGATTAAGAAGATAACAAGTATTTTTGTTTCACTGTTATTAATAGTAGTATGTTTTTGCGGATGTGGAGCAAAAAAAGAATATACAGTAAATAAAAATCCTAATAATGAAAACTTTTCATGGGATAATGCTACAGTTTACTTTGAACTTACAGATAGATTTTTAGATGGAGATGAATCAAATAATCATTCTTATGGAAGAGAACTTGATCAAGATGGAAATGAATACTCAAATTATAAAGAAGAACCTTCAACATTTCATGGTGGAGATTTAAAAGGTCTTACAAAAAAGATTAACGAAGGATATTTTAATGACCTTGGTGTAAACGCTTTATGGATATCATGTCCATTTGAACAGGTACATGGATGGGTAGGAGCAGATGGGTTTAAATTTTATTCATACCATGGATATTGGACACTTGATTATACAAATATCGATGCTAATATGGGAACAAAAGAAGATTTTAAAGAATTTGTAGATACTGCACATGAGCATGGAATAAGAGTCGTATTAGATGTTATTTTAAATCATCCAGGATATGCAACTTTAAAAGATATGGATGAGTATGGGTATGGAAAACTTAAAGATAATTGGAAAGATTATTATTTTGAGAGTGCTGATAAAATTACACCTGATTCAGATCAGAATTATATGGATAAAACTGATGAGGCAGCATGGCAAAAATGGTTTGGAAGCGATTGGGTAAGAGCTTCTCAAAAATTTGCAGGATATGATGGATCAATAAATGATCCTGATCATACAAAATGTCTTTCAGGATTACCTGATTTTAAAACTGAAAGCACAGAAAAAGTTGATATTCCTCAAATTTGGAAAACAAAGTGGAATATGGAAGGCAGACTTGACTCAGAAACTGCAGAGCTTAATGAATACTTCGATAAAACAGGAAAAGAAAGAACTGTTTCAAATTATATTATAAAAGAAATTTCAGATTGGGTTAGAAATTATGGAATTGATGGATTTAGATGTGATACTGCAAAACATGTTGAGCAGGATAAATGGAAAGATTTAAAAGAAGAATGTACAAAAGCCCTTAAAGAATGGAAAGAAAATAATCCTGATAAAAAACTTGATGATAATGATTTTTGGATGACAGGCGAAGTGTATGGACAGAAAGTAGGAAGAACAAGCTATTATGATAATGGATTTGATTCTCTTATAAATTTTGAATTTCAAAATTATGCTGGAAATATAGAAGGTCTTGATAATGTTTATTCAAGTTATGCAAAAAAAATAAATAATGATTCTACAATGAATGCATTAAGCTATATATCATCTCACGATACTATACTTTTTGATAGAGATAATCTTATAAATGCAGGATCATCACTTCTTTTAGTACCAGGAGCTGCTCAAATTTATTATGGCGATGAAACAGGAAGAAAAGTTGCTTATGAGACATGTAGCTATGAAGATCAGAGAACAAGAGGAGATATGAACTGGGACTCAATAAATGAGGATGTATTAAAGCATTTCCAAAAGCTTGGAAGATTCAGAAATGCTCATATAGCTGTAGGTGCAGGAGAACATCAAAAAATAAGTGATTCACCATATACATTCAGTAGAGTATATGATAAAGATGGAAAAACAGATAAAGTTGTATGTGTACTTGGAGCAGAAGGTAAAACAGAAGTTGATGTATCATCTGTATTTTCAGATGGAGAAACTCTAGTTGATGCATATACAGGAAACACTTCTAAAGTTAAAAATGGAAAAGTTAAATTTAAGGCTGACAAAAACGGTGTAATTTTAATTGAAGAAGAATAGTATAGAGATAATTCCAACAAAAATATACAAAATTCTTAATATTTTTAAATAAAGGTTGTTACAAAGCAATTCATTTGATAAAATATAAAGAGAGTGGGACAAGTCAGCAGTGGCAAAATGGCTCACACGCATATTATTCCGTAAAAGGATAAATATGTATTATATCTATTAATTAGGGAGGAGCAAAATTATATGATGTATTCAAAAGAAGTTGAAGAAATGTGTGTAGTTGCTAAAGGTCCTAATCACGGACCAGCACCAATTCCTGAAGAAGGAAAGTGGGTACAATCAAAGGAAATTACTGATGTATCTGGTTTAACACACGGAATAGGCTGGTGTGCACCACAACAGGGAGCATGCAAATTAACATTAAACGTTAAGGAAGGTGTTATTCAGGAAGCATTAGTTGAAACAATTGGATGTTCAGGAATGACTCATTCAGCTGCTATGGCTTCAGAAATATTACCAGGAAAAACAATATTAGAAGCATTAAACACAGACTTAGTTTGTGATGCTATAAATACAGCTATGAGAGAATTATTCTTACAAATAGTATATGGAAGAACTCAGACTGCATTTTCTGAAGGAGGATTACCAGTAGGAGCTGGTCTTGAAGACTTAGGAAAAGGCTTAAGATCACAAGTTGGTACTATGTACGGAACTCTTGCAAAAGGACCTAGATACTTAGAAATGGCTGAAGGTTATGTAACTGATGTAGCTCTAGATGCTGAAAAAGAAATCATTGGATATAAGTTTGTTAACTTAGGAAAAATGATGGAAAACATAGGCAAGGGTATGGATGCTACTGAAGCTCTTGAAAAAGCTAAAGGACAATACGGAAGAGTCCAAGATGCTAAAGAATTTATAGATCCAAGAAAGAAATAATTAATTTTTGTAAGGAGGAAAATATTACCATGGCATTATTTGAAAGTTATGAAAGAAGAATAGATCAGATTGTTCCCGTATTAAAGAAATACGGAATGGAGAAAATTGAAGATGCTAAAGCTGTCTGTGCAGAAAAAGGCTTCGATCCATGTAAAATAGTTAAAGATACTCAACCAATCGCATTTGAAAATGCAGGATGGGCATATACTTTAGGTGCTGCAATAGCAATCAAAAAAGGATGCACTAAGGCTGCAGACGCTGCTGAAGCAATTGGAGAAGGACTACAAGCTTTTTGTATTCCAGGATCTGTTGCAGATGACAGAAAAGTTGGTCTTGGACACGGAAACTTAGGAGCTATGCTTTTAAGAGAAGAAACTAAATGTTTCGCATTCCTTGCAGGACACGAAAGCTTTGCTGCTGCTGAAGGAGCTATTAAAATAGCTGAAGCTGCTAACAAAGTAAGAAAAGAACCTTTAAGAGTTATCTTAAACGGTCTTGGAAAAGATGCTGCATTCATTATTTCAAGAATTAATGGATTCACATATGTTCAGACTAAATTTGACTATTTTACAGGAGAACTTAAAATAGTTAAAGAAAAAGCTTACTCAGAAGGAGCAAGAGCTAAGGTTAGATGTTTTGGTGCTGACGACGTTAGAGAAGGTGTTGCAATCATGCATCACGAAGGCGTTGATGTATCTATAACAGGAAACTCAACTAACCCAACAAGATTCCAGCATCCAGTTGCAGGAACTTATAAGAAGGAATGTATCGCTCTTGGAAAGAAATATTTCTCAGTAGCATCAGGTGGTGGTACTGGAAGAACTCTTCATCCAGATAACATGGCTGCAGGTCCTGCTTCATATGGTATGACTGATACAATGGGAAGAATGCATTCAGATGCACAATTCGCAGGATCATCATCAGTTCCAGCTCACGTTGAAATGATGGGTCTTATCGGAATGGGTAACAACCCAATGGTAGGTGCTACTGTTGCAGTTGCAGTTGCTGTTGAAGAATCTATGAAATAATCTAAGGAAAATCAAGGCTTTACAAAGTTTTTAATTTTCTAATATAGGTTGTTTAAACCTAAGATTATAAGTTATAGTCTTTTATAAGGCGTAAAATAGA
It includes:
- a CDS encoding GGGtGRT protein, whose translation is MALFESYERRIDQIVPVLKKYGMEKIEDAKAVCAEKGFDPCKIVKDTQPIAFENAGWAYTLGAAIAIKKGCTKAADAAEAIGEGLQAFCIPGSVADDRKVGLGHGNLGAMLLREETKCFAFLAGHESFAAAEGAIKIAEAANKVRKEPLRVILNGLGKDAAFIISRINGFTYVQTKFDYFTGELKIVKEKAYSEGARAKVRCFGADDVREGVAIMHHEGVDVSITGNSTNPTRFQHPVAGTYKKECIALGKKYFSVASGGGTGRTLHPDNMAAGPASYGMTDTMGRMHSDAQFAGSSSVPAHVEMMGLIGMGNNPMVGATVAVAVAVEESMK
- a CDS encoding alpha-amylase family glycosyl hydrolase encodes the protein MIKKITSIFVSLLLIVVCFCGCGAKKEYTVNKNPNNENFSWDNATVYFELTDRFLDGDESNNHSYGRELDQDGNEYSNYKEEPSTFHGGDLKGLTKKINEGYFNDLGVNALWISCPFEQVHGWVGADGFKFYSYHGYWTLDYTNIDANMGTKEDFKEFVDTAHEHGIRVVLDVILNHPGYATLKDMDEYGYGKLKDNWKDYYFESADKITPDSDQNYMDKTDEAAWQKWFGSDWVRASQKFAGYDGSINDPDHTKCLSGLPDFKTESTEKVDIPQIWKTKWNMEGRLDSETAELNEYFDKTGKERTVSNYIIKEISDWVRNYGIDGFRCDTAKHVEQDKWKDLKEECTKALKEWKENNPDKKLDDNDFWMTGEVYGQKVGRTSYYDNGFDSLINFEFQNYAGNIEGLDNVYSSYAKKINNDSTMNALSYISSHDTILFDRDNLINAGSSLLLVPGAAQIYYGDETGRKVAYETCSYEDQRTRGDMNWDSINEDVLKHFQKLGRFRNAHIAVGAGEHQKISDSPYTFSRVYDKDGKTDKVVCVLGAEGKTEVDVSSVFSDGETLVDAYTGNTSKVKNGKVKFKADKNGVILIEEE
- a CDS encoding ABC transporter permease subunit yields the protein MSTKKSEELVYKKRMTPAERRVAWLSRIILWVMAVIVLIPIMAVVSASMAKGNSFTQTSIFPTTFTLENYVKVVRDTNFLIWVRNSLFVCLSVSVVQLIMTVPAAFAFAKLKFKGRRFGLMFLLILQMFPTTMALPAILGIAYRFNLMDKLWGLIILLAVGSAYNIWLMKGYMDGIPNELCESACIDGANTWDVLWKIIFPLIKNMLIVIFIFAFVGAYSEFIFTSALMKDASTQTIATGMRTFITNNYSAKWTQYSAAAIMASLPVVIISIVAQKFFASGLVAGSVKG